A single region of the Etheostoma cragini isolate CJK2018 chromosome 3, CSU_Ecrag_1.0, whole genome shotgun sequence genome encodes:
- the zgc:153184 gene encoding LOW QUALITY PROTEIN: capZ-interacting protein (The sequence of the model RefSeq protein was modified relative to this genomic sequence to represent the inferred CDS: deleted 1 base in 1 codon): MRVKVVHSSCASMSPFGSRYKHRVVCVPAALLSLLTTSSRHSQVQQEGSISGTFPRMEYSPGSKPSVAELAGRFKGHILPMPTSNNESSFRRKPPCSLKLQSQKDDDEESDQKTIVSPNPFKIKMKNSSIIEKLQANLALSPTALLPSPKSPEAKLQSAPLSPTTPGTPQSPLSPTLRPSHLSSEDEDPVSFDGPPEGTPLPSINKTRARLSFKRRPPTRQHRRSAGEERASGSALSPCELYSPNENGDTVTVFDYGQLEEAEEKDRDWKETEDEVASDPDDSGDSEKEQEAQQAQNFEALEEEQQPSEPGAAGQMEGAVETKGNEDMPRDEHQGGNDTE; encoded by the exons ATGCGCGTAAAAGTTGTCCACTCCTCCTGCGCGTCCATGAGCCCGTTTGGCTCCAGATATaaacacagagtg gtgtgtgtccccgcTGCGCTCCTCAGTCTCCTCACAACAAGCAGCCGGCACTCACAAGTCCAGCAGGAGGGCTCGATCTCTGGCACGTTCCCAAGGATGGAG tATTCTCCAGGATCCAAGCCATCCGTGGCTGAGCTGGCCGGAAGGTTCAAAGGTCACATTCTACCAATGCCCACCTCAAATAATGAG TCATCATTTCGAAGAAAACCTCCATGTTCCCTAAAGTTGCAAAGTCAaaaggatgatgatgaagaatcAGAT CAGAAAACTATTGTCTCACCAAATCCCTTTAAAATCAAGATGAAGAACTCTTCCATCATTGAGAAACTTCAG GCCAATCTTGCCTTGTCACCCACTGCTCTGCTGCCTTCACCCAAGAGTCCCGAGGCCAAGCTCCAGTCAGCACCGTTGTCCCCGACCACACCCGGGACCCCGCAAAGCCCCTTGAGCCCCACCCTGCGGCCCTCACATCTGTCCAGTGAAGACGAGGACCCAGTTAGCTTTGACGGCCCTCCTGAAGGCACCCCGCTGCCGAGCATCAACAAG ACTCGTGCACGGCTATCATTCAAAAGACGCCCACCCACGAGGCAGCACAGGAGGTCAGCCGGAGAGGAGAGAGCCTCTGGGAGTGCTCTGTCTCCATGTGAACTGTACAGCCCAAATGAAAATGGGGACACAGTCACAGTTTTCGATTATGGACAGCTGGAAGAAGCTGAAGAGAAGGACAGGGACTGGAAAGAAACGGAGGATGAGGTAGCAAGTGACCCGGATGACAGCGGAGATTCAGAGAAGGAACAGGAAGCACAACAAGCCCAGAACTTTGAGGCTTTGGAAGAGGAACAGCAGCCTTCAGAGCCTGGCGCTGCGGGGCAGATGGAGGGCGCTGTGGAAACAAAGGGGAACGAGGACATGCCTCGGGACGAGCACCAAGGAGGAAATGACACGGAGTGA
- the LOC117941873 gene encoding TPA-induced transmembrane protein-like: protein MDGLSTNGIHMQRFDTSGSDGPYLSREQGTADDVDGAPYRTLAASERDGLLSVQTSSPNGEVVVHAAEAQSSLGNTYTPRKNSSVGRIQRELNKVVCGRFKLWMVIVFTFLLILAVIIISLVLCSVIYKDEDDNFDPSLFKVPHSFNGSFRLPNLVFTEQLSTRSSEESQALAAHLQEKLAGLYRSSPALGRYFSEAEISAFRKGSVIADYQLTFFMPEEQQDQLRNVTLSREMVYNVFRQFLYDQEQPGESGRMYIDPVSLNMALRP, encoded by the exons atggacGGACTTTCGACTAACGGCATACACATGCAGCGCTTCGACACCAGCGGGAGCGACGGACCATATCTGTCTCGTGAACAG GGGACCGCTGATGATGTGGATGGTGCTCCCTACAGGACCCTTGCTGCATCAGAGAGAGACGGGCTGCTTTCTGTACAG ACTTCCAGTCCTAATGGGGAGGTGGTGGTCCATGCAGCAGAAGCTCAAAGCAGTCTGGGAAATACATACACTCCTCGAAAG AACAGCTCCGTGGGCAGGATACAGAGAGAGCTGAATAAGGTTGTCTGCGGGAGATTCAAGCTGTGGATGGTCATCGTCTTCACCTTTTTGCTCATCTTGGCTGTGATAATAATCTCGCTGGTCCTGTGTTCAG TGATCTACAAGGACGAGGATGACAACTTTGACCCTTCGTTGTTTAAAGTTCCTCATTCTTTCAACGGGAGCTTCAGACTGCCCAACCTGGTCTTCACAGAGCAACTGTCCACCCGGTCCTCCGAGGAAAGCCAAGCACTCGCTGCTCACCTTCAAGAAAAG CTGGCTGGCCTCTACAGGTCCTCCCCGGCTCTGGGACGATACTTCTCTGAAGCTGAGATATCTGCTTTCAG GAAGGGTTCAGTCATCGCTGACTACCAGCTGACGTTTTTCATGCCTGAAGAGCAGCAGGATCAGCTGAGGAACGTCACCCTGAGCAGGGAGATGGTGTACAATGTGTTCAGACAGTTTCTATATGACCAGGAGCAGCCAGGTGAGTCTGGCCGGATGTACATTGATCCAGTTTCCCTCAACATGGCTTTAAGGCCCTAA